Proteins co-encoded in one Macrobrachium rosenbergii isolate ZJJX-2024 chromosome 54, ASM4041242v1, whole genome shotgun sequence genomic window:
- the LOC136835064 gene encoding uncharacterized protein isoform X13 — MTSRVQESPFRETEWDQRLDRMLDDLKTTVGGEAELISPDVRSDSTLVSSFRSTSRNEGRSSSRGGSRSGSALGGGAGVEDGGHMKHSRREYRSPDSNTHVVTEKYEYDTGDSSKTSHYQKKVIKSTYSTFNSMNAGSLEDPPHLTKGPESPPQPSQPINTKVISASQKVANRLVDALATIGGEEGYVPTVDSSDTDTLGTDTMKTSKTVGSDYSTLGRLRKNINELDSLIDSLDESQQQHNAEPPPPVEVLNSAPPEPTENIGHDVPLVLEASELPPDDDEEIPSHAVTDDPSVVLTLAAAEAHSRTVSSTTQISSHSHTGTTVQQHQVMNRSTAPPNTMANGSLRSTDSSKYDGDDEMIDDSKSGEVRRIVWRNRFEKTYETQDSSKPPVVSIEDEARRRQLLQKQQITSTSTSTSTLSSPPQVSPGGQSWKEPIPLPTPPQLSPREPGVAYIYTYGNTSGTGVQPLPPLNYVSVPGPSSVPPSEGAPSPTPSQLQGQPIIYHYSYHYTIQPGQPLPDGAPPPPPGMVLPGSPPALQVAPSSQPLPPQPAQPVTTTHLTQTSKPAHPGHPAHPGHPAHPGHPAHPGHPAQPTQPDQPSTVVNYSLHKHTTRTSSSTVNQRDTTTNVIHPGGYPGGVGPGGPGSPHSPGSPHGPSGPHSPAEPYGSISPKDKDGPDSPNYPSKPHGPDYGPGSPNGPTDPGQGHPGSISITINKTTTRTTHHTGYPGEPGRPYSPSDVPPVTSTPYPSRGRSVSPERPPVSNAPQHITYVTNIRSTHSDSLERVRRPRNETLPFPDTSPIKSGGDGKIPRRVDDLMTSFSDSEDGPGNGPTPRGPRRDPADEEPLLPQNNQIAVRAEADAKAVAEATPKRELTKNKAGPPVYYPPGHELFHETMHTMTLKESGRRGKAKWRMERAAGYKESSSHSETKGGMTMVPVCLPLCCGAACVVM; from the exons GAGTACATCACGAAACGAAGGGCGGAGTTCTTCGCGCGGAGGGTCAAGAAGCGGAAGCGCCCTTGGCGGAGGAGCAGGAGTGGAGGACGGAGGTCACATGAAGCACTCCAGGAGAGAGTACAGATCTCCCGACAGCAACACTCACGTCGTGACTGAGAAGTACGAGTACGATACGGGAGATTCCAGCAAG ACAAGTCACTACCAGAAGAAAGTGATCAAGTCCACGTATTCCACTTTCAATTCCATGAATGCTGGAAGCCTGGAGGACCCTCCTCACCTCACCAAAGGACCAGAATCCCCTCCCCAGCCCTCACAGCCTATCAACACTAAAG TGATCTCTGCATCCCAGAAAGTTGCAAACAGACTGGTAGATGCCCTGGCCACCATAG GTGGGGAGGAAGGCTATGTTCCAACTGTTGATTCCAGCGACACAGACACACTGGGAACAGATACCATGAAAACATCTAAAACCGTCGGATCCGATTACTCAACGCTTGGCAGGTTGCGGAAGAACATCAATGAACTTGACTCCTTGATCGATTCACTAGATGAATCCCAGCAGCAACACAATGCTGAGCCACCCCCTCCTGTTGAGGTTCTTAATTCTGCACCGCCTGAGCCCACTGAAAACATCGGACACGACGTACCCTTAGTTCTAGAAGCCTCTGAGCTTCCTCCAGATGATGACGAAGAAATCCCCAGTCATGCAGTTACCGATGATCCGTCCGTTGTATTGACTCTGGCTGCCGCTGAAGCCCATTCTCGTACCGTTAGTTCTACGACTCAAATTTCTTCTCATTCTCACACTGGTACCACTGTCCAACAACATCAAGTGATGAACCGTA GCACAGCCCCACCAAACACAATGGCCAATGGATCCCTCAGGTCTACTGACAGCAGTAAATATGA TGGTGACGATGAGATGATTGATGACTCAAAAAGTGGGGAAGTTCGTCGGATTGTTTGGCGCAACAGATTTGAGAAGACTTACGAAACTCAGGATTCTAGCAAGCCACCAGTG GTGAGTATTGAAGATGAAGCGAGACGCCGCCAGTTGCTCCAAAAACAGCAGATCACTTCTACTTCCACCTCCACATCTACCTTGTCCTCTCCTCCACAG GTGTCTCCAGGCGGACAGTCATGGAAAGAACCAATTCCTCTTCCAACTCCACCTCAACTATCTCCCCGGGAACCAGGAGTTGCTTACATCTATACATATGGGAATACTAGTGGAACAGGTGTTCAGCCTCTACCGCCACTCAATTACGTATCAGTTCCCGGACCATCCTCTGTGCCACCGAGTGAAGGTGCACCTTCACCAACTCCATCACAGCTTCAAGGACAGCCAATTATTTACCACTACTCTTATCACTATACTATTCAACCTGGCCAGCCTCTGCCTGATGgagcaccaccaccacccccaggAATGGTTCTACCTGGATCCCCACCAGCTCTTCAGGTAGCACCATCAAGCCAGCCCCTGCCACCACAACCTGCACAGCCTGTGACAACAACACATTTGACCCAGACCAGTAAGCCAGCTCATCCCGGTCACCCAGCTCATCCCGGTCACCCAGCTCATCCCGGTCACCCAGCTCATCCCGGTCACCCAGCTCAACCAACTCAGCCTGATCAGCCGTCAACGGTAGTTAATTACAgcttacataaacacacaactCGAACGAGCTCCTCTACAGTTAACCAGAGAGATACAACAACAAACGTTATTCATCCAGGGGGATACCCTGGGGGTGTTGGGCCCGGTGGGCCAGGTTCTCCACATAGTCCAGGTAGTCCTCACGGGCCAAGTGGCCCTCACAGTCCAGCTGAGCCCTATGGTTCAATCAGTCCAAAGGACAAAGATGGCCCTGACAGTCCAAATTATCCAAGCAAACCTCACGGTCCTGATTATGGTCCAGGTAGTCCTAATGGACCAACAGATCCTGGACAAGGACATCCTGGAAGCATTTCTATCACAATCAATAAAACTACAACTCGAACTACACATCATACAGGTTACCCAGGTGAACCAGGAAGGCCATACAGTCCCAGTGATGTACCTCCAGTCACTTCTACACCTTATCCAAGCAGGGGTCGCTCAGTCTCACCTGAAAGACCTCCAGTGAGTAATGCACCGCAACACATCACATATGTGACCAATATAAGATCAACCCATTCAGACTCCCTAGAACGTGTCAGAAGGCCAAGGAATGAGACTCTTCCTTTCCCAGACACTTCTCCAATAAAGTCAGGCGGTGATGGCAAGATTCCTCGCCGTGTTGATGATCTCATGACTTCCTTCTCAGATTCTGAG GATGGTCCAGGTAATGGGCCTACTCCAAGAGGTCCACGACGTGATCCTGCTGATGAGGAACCACTCCTACCGCAAAACAATCAG ATTGCGGTGAGGGCAGAGGCTGATGCCAAGGCTGTAGCAGAGGCCACTCCAAAGAGGGAACTCACCAAGAATAAAGCTGGACCACCTGTGTACTATCCTCCTGGACATGAGCTCTTCCATGAAACAATGCAC ACAATGACTCTGAAAGAAAGCGGTCGTAGAGGTAAGGCCAAGTGGAGAATGGAACGTGCTGCTGGTTACAAGGAGAGTTCCTCACACTCTGAGACTAAAGGAGGGATGACTATGGTGCCTGTGTGCCTACCTCTGTGCTGTGGTGCTGCCTGTGTTGTCATGTAA
- the LOC136835064 gene encoding uncharacterized protein isoform X20 — protein sequence MTSRVQESPFRETEWDQRLDRMLDDLKTTVGGEAELISPDVRSDSTLVSSFRSTSRNEGRSSSRGGSRSGSALGGGAGVEDGGHMKHSRREYRSPDSNTHVVTEKYEYDTGDSSKTSHYQKKVIKSTYSTFNSMNAGSLEDPPHLTKGPESPPQPSQPINTKGITGGHISRYVDVVSAKPYFAGTAPPNTMANGSLRSTDSSKYDGDDEMIDDSKSGEVRRIVWRNRFEKTYETQDSSKPPVVSIEDEARRRQLLQKQQITSTSTSTSTLSSPPQRGPVSPRLPQLQCAVYWPGMGVPPNVSPGGQSWKEPIPLPTPPQLSPREPGVAYIYTYGNTSGTGVQPLPPLNYVSVPGPSSVPPSEGAPSPTPSQLQGQPIIYHYSYHYTIQPGQPLPDGAPPPPPGMVLPGSPPALQVAPSSQPLPPQPAQPVTTTHLTQTSKPAHPGHPAHPGHPAHPGHPAHPGHPAQPTQPDQPSTVVNYSLHKHTTRTSSSTVNQRDTTTNVIHPGGYPGGVGPGGPGSPHSPGSPHGPSGPHSPAEPYGSISPKDKDGPDSPNYPSKPHGPDYGPGSPNGPTDPGQGHPGSISITINKTTTRTTHHTGYPGEPGRPYSPSDVPPVTSTPYPSRGRSVSPERPPVSNAPQHITYVTNIRSTHSDSLERVRRPRNETLPFPDTSPIKSGGDGKIPRRVDDLMTSFSDSEHYIRRSVNEMTLRKHSPIPRKDKDGPGNGPTPRGPRRDPADEEPLLPQNNQIAVRAEADAKAVAEATPKRELTKNKAGPPVYYPPGHELFHETMHTMTLKESGRRGKAKWRMERAAGYKESSSHSETKGGMTMVPVCLPLCCGAACVVM from the exons GAGTACATCACGAAACGAAGGGCGGAGTTCTTCGCGCGGAGGGTCAAGAAGCGGAAGCGCCCTTGGCGGAGGAGCAGGAGTGGAGGACGGAGGTCACATGAAGCACTCCAGGAGAGAGTACAGATCTCCCGACAGCAACACTCACGTCGTGACTGAGAAGTACGAGTACGATACGGGAGATTCCAGCAAG ACAAGTCACTACCAGAAGAAAGTGATCAAGTCCACGTATTCCACTTTCAATTCCATGAATGCTGGAAGCCTGGAGGACCCTCCTCACCTCACCAAAGGACCAGAATCCCCTCCCCAGCCCTCACAGCCTATCAACACTAAAG GTATCACCGGCGGTCATATCAGTCGCTATGTGGATGTGGTTAGCGCCAAACCCTACTTCGCAG GCACAGCCCCACCAAACACAATGGCCAATGGATCCCTCAGGTCTACTGACAGCAGTAAATATGA TGGTGACGATGAGATGATTGATGACTCAAAAAGTGGGGAAGTTCGTCGGATTGTTTGGCGCAACAGATTTGAGAAGACTTACGAAACTCAGGATTCTAGCAAGCCACCAGTG GTGAGTATTGAAGATGAAGCGAGACGCCGCCAGTTGCTCCAAAAACAGCAGATCACTTCTACTTCCACCTCCACATCTACCTTGTCCTCTCCTCCACAG CGTGGGCCGGTGTCGCCTCGCCTGCCGCAGCTGCAGTGTGCAGTATATTGGCCTGGCATGGGCGTTCCTCCCAAT GTGTCTCCAGGCGGACAGTCATGGAAAGAACCAATTCCTCTTCCAACTCCACCTCAACTATCTCCCCGGGAACCAGGAGTTGCTTACATCTATACATATGGGAATACTAGTGGAACAGGTGTTCAGCCTCTACCGCCACTCAATTACGTATCAGTTCCCGGACCATCCTCTGTGCCACCGAGTGAAGGTGCACCTTCACCAACTCCATCACAGCTTCAAGGACAGCCAATTATTTACCACTACTCTTATCACTATACTATTCAACCTGGCCAGCCTCTGCCTGATGgagcaccaccaccacccccaggAATGGTTCTACCTGGATCCCCACCAGCTCTTCAGGTAGCACCATCAAGCCAGCCCCTGCCACCACAACCTGCACAGCCTGTGACAACAACACATTTGACCCAGACCAGTAAGCCAGCTCATCCCGGTCACCCAGCTCATCCCGGTCACCCAGCTCATCCCGGTCACCCAGCTCATCCCGGTCACCCAGCTCAACCAACTCAGCCTGATCAGCCGTCAACGGTAGTTAATTACAgcttacataaacacacaactCGAACGAGCTCCTCTACAGTTAACCAGAGAGATACAACAACAAACGTTATTCATCCAGGGGGATACCCTGGGGGTGTTGGGCCCGGTGGGCCAGGTTCTCCACATAGTCCAGGTAGTCCTCACGGGCCAAGTGGCCCTCACAGTCCAGCTGAGCCCTATGGTTCAATCAGTCCAAAGGACAAAGATGGCCCTGACAGTCCAAATTATCCAAGCAAACCTCACGGTCCTGATTATGGTCCAGGTAGTCCTAATGGACCAACAGATCCTGGACAAGGACATCCTGGAAGCATTTCTATCACAATCAATAAAACTACAACTCGAACTACACATCATACAGGTTACCCAGGTGAACCAGGAAGGCCATACAGTCCCAGTGATGTACCTCCAGTCACTTCTACACCTTATCCAAGCAGGGGTCGCTCAGTCTCACCTGAAAGACCTCCAGTGAGTAATGCACCGCAACACATCACATATGTGACCAATATAAGATCAACCCATTCAGACTCCCTAGAACGTGTCAGAAGGCCAAGGAATGAGACTCTTCCTTTCCCAGACACTTCTCCAATAAAGTCAGGCGGTGATGGCAAGATTCCTCGCCGTGTTGATGATCTCATGACTTCCTTCTCAGATTCTGAG CATTACATTAGGCGCTCTGTGAATGAAATGACCTTAAGAAAACATTCCCCCATTCCAAGGAAAGACAAG GATGGTCCAGGTAATGGGCCTACTCCAAGAGGTCCACGACGTGATCCTGCTGATGAGGAACCACTCCTACCGCAAAACAATCAG ATTGCGGTGAGGGCAGAGGCTGATGCCAAGGCTGTAGCAGAGGCCACTCCAAAGAGGGAACTCACCAAGAATAAAGCTGGACCACCTGTGTACTATCCTCCTGGACATGAGCTCTTCCATGAAACAATGCAC ACAATGACTCTGAAAGAAAGCGGTCGTAGAGGTAAGGCCAAGTGGAGAATGGAACGTGCTGCTGGTTACAAGGAGAGTTCCTCACACTCTGAGACTAAAGGAGGGATGACTATGGTGCCTGTGTGCCTACCTCTGTGCTGTGGTGCTGCCTGTGTTGTCATGTAA
- the LOC136835064 gene encoding uncharacterized protein isoform X23 — protein sequence MTSRVQESPFRETEWDQRLDRMLDDLKTTVGGEAELISPDVRSDSTLVSSFRSTSRNEGRSSSRGGSRSGSALGGGAGVEDGGHMKHSRREYRSPDSNTHVVTEKYEYDTGDSSKTSHYQKKVIKSTYSTFNSMNAGSLEDPPHLTKGPESPPQPSQPINTKGTAPPNTMANGSLRSTDSSKYDGDDEMIDDSKSGEVRRIVWRNRFEKTYETQDSSKPPVVSIEDEARRRQLLQKQQITSTSTSTSTLSSPPQRGPVSPRLPQLQCAVYWPGMGVPPNVSPGGQSWKEPIPLPTPPQLSPREPGVAYIYTYGNTSGTGVQPLPPLNYVSVPGPSSVPPSEGAPSPTPSQLQGQPIIYHYSYHYTIQPGQPLPDGAPPPPPGMVLPGSPPALQVAPSSQPLPPQPAQPVTTTHLTQTSKPAHPGHPAHPGHPAHPGHPAHPGHPAQPTQPDQPSTVVNYSLHKHTTRTSSSTVNQRDTTTNVIHPGGYPGGVGPGGPGSPHSPGSPHGPSGPHSPAEPYGSISPKDKDGPDSPNYPSKPHGPDYGPGSPNGPTDPGQGHPGSISITINKTTTRTTHHTGYPGEPGRPYSPSDVPPVTSTPYPSRGRSVSPERPPVSNAPQHITYVTNIRSTHSDSLERVRRPRNETLPFPDTSPIKSGGDGKIPRRVDDLMTSFSDSEHYIRRSVNEMTLRKHSPIPRKDKDGPGNGPTPRGPRRDPADEEPLLPQNNQIAVRAEADAKAVAEATPKRELTKNKAGPPVYYPPGHELFHETMHTMTLKESGRRGKAKWRMERAAGYKESSSHSETKGGMTMVPVCLPLCCGAACVVM from the exons GAGTACATCACGAAACGAAGGGCGGAGTTCTTCGCGCGGAGGGTCAAGAAGCGGAAGCGCCCTTGGCGGAGGAGCAGGAGTGGAGGACGGAGGTCACATGAAGCACTCCAGGAGAGAGTACAGATCTCCCGACAGCAACACTCACGTCGTGACTGAGAAGTACGAGTACGATACGGGAGATTCCAGCAAG ACAAGTCACTACCAGAAGAAAGTGATCAAGTCCACGTATTCCACTTTCAATTCCATGAATGCTGGAAGCCTGGAGGACCCTCCTCACCTCACCAAAGGACCAGAATCCCCTCCCCAGCCCTCACAGCCTATCAACACTAAAG GCACAGCCCCACCAAACACAATGGCCAATGGATCCCTCAGGTCTACTGACAGCAGTAAATATGA TGGTGACGATGAGATGATTGATGACTCAAAAAGTGGGGAAGTTCGTCGGATTGTTTGGCGCAACAGATTTGAGAAGACTTACGAAACTCAGGATTCTAGCAAGCCACCAGTG GTGAGTATTGAAGATGAAGCGAGACGCCGCCAGTTGCTCCAAAAACAGCAGATCACTTCTACTTCCACCTCCACATCTACCTTGTCCTCTCCTCCACAG CGTGGGCCGGTGTCGCCTCGCCTGCCGCAGCTGCAGTGTGCAGTATATTGGCCTGGCATGGGCGTTCCTCCCAAT GTGTCTCCAGGCGGACAGTCATGGAAAGAACCAATTCCTCTTCCAACTCCACCTCAACTATCTCCCCGGGAACCAGGAGTTGCTTACATCTATACATATGGGAATACTAGTGGAACAGGTGTTCAGCCTCTACCGCCACTCAATTACGTATCAGTTCCCGGACCATCCTCTGTGCCACCGAGTGAAGGTGCACCTTCACCAACTCCATCACAGCTTCAAGGACAGCCAATTATTTACCACTACTCTTATCACTATACTATTCAACCTGGCCAGCCTCTGCCTGATGgagcaccaccaccacccccaggAATGGTTCTACCTGGATCCCCACCAGCTCTTCAGGTAGCACCATCAAGCCAGCCCCTGCCACCACAACCTGCACAGCCTGTGACAACAACACATTTGACCCAGACCAGTAAGCCAGCTCATCCCGGTCACCCAGCTCATCCCGGTCACCCAGCTCATCCCGGTCACCCAGCTCATCCCGGTCACCCAGCTCAACCAACTCAGCCTGATCAGCCGTCAACGGTAGTTAATTACAgcttacataaacacacaactCGAACGAGCTCCTCTACAGTTAACCAGAGAGATACAACAACAAACGTTATTCATCCAGGGGGATACCCTGGGGGTGTTGGGCCCGGTGGGCCAGGTTCTCCACATAGTCCAGGTAGTCCTCACGGGCCAAGTGGCCCTCACAGTCCAGCTGAGCCCTATGGTTCAATCAGTCCAAAGGACAAAGATGGCCCTGACAGTCCAAATTATCCAAGCAAACCTCACGGTCCTGATTATGGTCCAGGTAGTCCTAATGGACCAACAGATCCTGGACAAGGACATCCTGGAAGCATTTCTATCACAATCAATAAAACTACAACTCGAACTACACATCATACAGGTTACCCAGGTGAACCAGGAAGGCCATACAGTCCCAGTGATGTACCTCCAGTCACTTCTACACCTTATCCAAGCAGGGGTCGCTCAGTCTCACCTGAAAGACCTCCAGTGAGTAATGCACCGCAACACATCACATATGTGACCAATATAAGATCAACCCATTCAGACTCCCTAGAACGTGTCAGAAGGCCAAGGAATGAGACTCTTCCTTTCCCAGACACTTCTCCAATAAAGTCAGGCGGTGATGGCAAGATTCCTCGCCGTGTTGATGATCTCATGACTTCCTTCTCAGATTCTGAG CATTACATTAGGCGCTCTGTGAATGAAATGACCTTAAGAAAACATTCCCCCATTCCAAGGAAAGACAAG GATGGTCCAGGTAATGGGCCTACTCCAAGAGGTCCACGACGTGATCCTGCTGATGAGGAACCACTCCTACCGCAAAACAATCAG ATTGCGGTGAGGGCAGAGGCTGATGCCAAGGCTGTAGCAGAGGCCACTCCAAAGAGGGAACTCACCAAGAATAAAGCTGGACCACCTGTGTACTATCCTCCTGGACATGAGCTCTTCCATGAAACAATGCAC ACAATGACTCTGAAAGAAAGCGGTCGTAGAGGTAAGGCCAAGTGGAGAATGGAACGTGCTGCTGGTTACAAGGAGAGTTCCTCACACTCTGAGACTAAAGGAGGGATGACTATGGTGCCTGTGTGCCTACCTCTGTGCTGTGGTGCTGCCTGTGTTGTCATGTAA
- the LOC136835064 gene encoding collagen alpha-5(IV) chain-like isoform X31 gives MTSRVQESPFRETEWDQRLDRMLDDLKTTVGGEAELISPDVRSDSTLVSSFRSTSRNEGRSSSRGGSRSGSALGGGAGVEDGGHMKHSRREYRSPDSNTHVVTEKYEYDTGDSSKTSHYQKKVIKSTYSTFNSMNAGSLEDPPHLTKGPESPPQPSQPINTKGTAPPNTMANGSLRSTDSSKYDGDDEMIDDSKSGEVRRIVWRNRFEKTYETQDSSKPPVVSIEDEARRRQLLQKQQITSTSTSTSTLSSPPQRGPVSPRLPQLQCAVYWPGMGVPPNVSPGGQSWKEPIPLPTPPQLSPREPGVAYIYTYGNTSGTGVQPLPPLNYVSVPGPSSVPPSEGAPSPTPSQLQGQPIIYHYSYHYTIQPGQPLPDGAPPPPPGMVLPGSPPALQVAPSSQPLPPQPAQPVTTTHLTQTSKPAHPGHPAHPGHPAHPGHPAHPGHPAQPTQPDQPSTVVNYSLHKHTTRTSSSTVNQRDTTTNVIHPGGYPGGVGPGGPGSPHSPGSPHGPSGPHSPAEPYGSISPKDKDGPDSPNYPSKPHGPDYGPGSPNGPTDPGQGHPGSISITINKTTTRTTHHTGYPGEPGRPYSPSDVPPVTSTPYPSRGRSVSPERPPVSNAPQHITYVTNIRSTHSDSLERVRRPRNETLPFPDTSPIKSGGDGKIPRRVDDLMTSFSDSEDGPGNGPTPRGPRRDPADEEPLLPQNNQIAVRAEADAKAVAEATPKRELTKNKAGPPVYYPPGHELFHETMHTMTLKESGRRGKAKWRMERAAGYKESSSHSETKGGMTMVPVCLPLCCGAACVVM, from the exons GAGTACATCACGAAACGAAGGGCGGAGTTCTTCGCGCGGAGGGTCAAGAAGCGGAAGCGCCCTTGGCGGAGGAGCAGGAGTGGAGGACGGAGGTCACATGAAGCACTCCAGGAGAGAGTACAGATCTCCCGACAGCAACACTCACGTCGTGACTGAGAAGTACGAGTACGATACGGGAGATTCCAGCAAG ACAAGTCACTACCAGAAGAAAGTGATCAAGTCCACGTATTCCACTTTCAATTCCATGAATGCTGGAAGCCTGGAGGACCCTCCTCACCTCACCAAAGGACCAGAATCCCCTCCCCAGCCCTCACAGCCTATCAACACTAAAG GCACAGCCCCACCAAACACAATGGCCAATGGATCCCTCAGGTCTACTGACAGCAGTAAATATGA TGGTGACGATGAGATGATTGATGACTCAAAAAGTGGGGAAGTTCGTCGGATTGTTTGGCGCAACAGATTTGAGAAGACTTACGAAACTCAGGATTCTAGCAAGCCACCAGTG GTGAGTATTGAAGATGAAGCGAGACGCCGCCAGTTGCTCCAAAAACAGCAGATCACTTCTACTTCCACCTCCACATCTACCTTGTCCTCTCCTCCACAG CGTGGGCCGGTGTCGCCTCGCCTGCCGCAGCTGCAGTGTGCAGTATATTGGCCTGGCATGGGCGTTCCTCCCAAT GTGTCTCCAGGCGGACAGTCATGGAAAGAACCAATTCCTCTTCCAACTCCACCTCAACTATCTCCCCGGGAACCAGGAGTTGCTTACATCTATACATATGGGAATACTAGTGGAACAGGTGTTCAGCCTCTACCGCCACTCAATTACGTATCAGTTCCCGGACCATCCTCTGTGCCACCGAGTGAAGGTGCACCTTCACCAACTCCATCACAGCTTCAAGGACAGCCAATTATTTACCACTACTCTTATCACTATACTATTCAACCTGGCCAGCCTCTGCCTGATGgagcaccaccaccacccccaggAATGGTTCTACCTGGATCCCCACCAGCTCTTCAGGTAGCACCATCAAGCCAGCCCCTGCCACCACAACCTGCACAGCCTGTGACAACAACACATTTGACCCAGACCAGTAAGCCAGCTCATCCCGGTCACCCAGCTCATCCCGGTCACCCAGCTCATCCCGGTCACCCAGCTCATCCCGGTCACCCAGCTCAACCAACTCAGCCTGATCAGCCGTCAACGGTAGTTAATTACAgcttacataaacacacaactCGAACGAGCTCCTCTACAGTTAACCAGAGAGATACAACAACAAACGTTATTCATCCAGGGGGATACCCTGGGGGTGTTGGGCCCGGTGGGCCAGGTTCTCCACATAGTCCAGGTAGTCCTCACGGGCCAAGTGGCCCTCACAGTCCAGCTGAGCCCTATGGTTCAATCAGTCCAAAGGACAAAGATGGCCCTGACAGTCCAAATTATCCAAGCAAACCTCACGGTCCTGATTATGGTCCAGGTAGTCCTAATGGACCAACAGATCCTGGACAAGGACATCCTGGAAGCATTTCTATCACAATCAATAAAACTACAACTCGAACTACACATCATACAGGTTACCCAGGTGAACCAGGAAGGCCATACAGTCCCAGTGATGTACCTCCAGTCACTTCTACACCTTATCCAAGCAGGGGTCGCTCAGTCTCACCTGAAAGACCTCCAGTGAGTAATGCACCGCAACACATCACATATGTGACCAATATAAGATCAACCCATTCAGACTCCCTAGAACGTGTCAGAAGGCCAAGGAATGAGACTCTTCCTTTCCCAGACACTTCTCCAATAAAGTCAGGCGGTGATGGCAAGATTCCTCGCCGTGTTGATGATCTCATGACTTCCTTCTCAGATTCTGAG GATGGTCCAGGTAATGGGCCTACTCCAAGAGGTCCACGACGTGATCCTGCTGATGAGGAACCACTCCTACCGCAAAACAATCAG ATTGCGGTGAGGGCAGAGGCTGATGCCAAGGCTGTAGCAGAGGCCACTCCAAAGAGGGAACTCACCAAGAATAAAGCTGGACCACCTGTGTACTATCCTCCTGGACATGAGCTCTTCCATGAAACAATGCAC ACAATGACTCTGAAAGAAAGCGGTCGTAGAGGTAAGGCCAAGTGGAGAATGGAACGTGCTGCTGGTTACAAGGAGAGTTCCTCACACTCTGAGACTAAAGGAGGGATGACTATGGTGCCTGTGTGCCTACCTCTGTGCTGTGGTGCTGCCTGTGTTGTCATGTAA